In a genomic window of Leisingera caerulea DSM 24564:
- a CDS encoding periplasmic heavy metal sensor → MSAEGKPGMKLWLKLLLAASLALNLAVIGIAAGAAWRFSGSDRHWQRPPSVGAMIFRELDRDTRKELRQQAGGHHGSYFERRHAEGEAVIAALRSGSFDAAALRDMLRSQADARHAFHSKVQDAWVSKMEAMTPEERAAFADRMEDRMQRRGKHWHRSGHGRD, encoded by the coding sequence ATGAGTGCGGAGGGCAAACCCGGAATGAAGCTGTGGCTGAAACTTCTGCTGGCGGCCTCGCTGGCGCTGAACCTCGCGGTGATCGGCATCGCGGCCGGTGCGGCCTGGCGGTTCTCCGGCTCGGACCGGCACTGGCAGCGGCCGCCGTCGGTGGGTGCGATGATCTTCCGCGAGCTGGACCGCGATACCCGGAAGGAGTTGCGGCAGCAGGCGGGGGGGCATCACGGCAGTTACTTCGAGCGCCGCCATGCCGAGGGTGAGGCGGTGATCGCGGCGTTGCGCAGCGGCAGTTTCGACGCCGCAGCGCTGCGGGACATGCTGCGCAGCCAGGCGGACGCGCGCCACGCCTTCCACTCTAAAGTGCAGGATGCCTGGGTGAGTAAGATGGAGGCGATGACGCCGGAGGAGCGCGCCGCCTTTGCTGACCGTATGGAAGACAGGATGCAGCGGCGCGGCAAGCATTGGCACAGGTCTGGGCACGGGCGGGATTGA
- a CDS encoding DUF2061 domain-containing protein: METRKRSIVKAVIWNVLGLVSMTLVGLAATGSVKAGGVMALINTGIGFTVYLVYERVWAQISWGRRHV; the protein is encoded by the coding sequence ATGGAAACGCGCAAGCGCTCCATTGTGAAGGCGGTGATTTGGAACGTTCTCGGGCTGGTCTCGATGACGCTGGTGGGGCTGGCCGCCACCGGCTCAGTCAAGGCGGGCGGGGTGATGGCGCTGATCAACACCGGCATCGGCTTTACCGTCTACCTGGTGTACGAGCGGGTCTGGGCGCAGATCAGCTGGGGGCGGCGCCATGTCTGA
- a CDS encoding lipocalin family protein encodes MTFRKFIPAVAASAFLIAAAAASARAEGYRDTDVPMTVQEDLDLSRYLGTWYEIARFPNRFEEGCEGVTATYSALEDARINVVNRCRREGLDGPVEAAEGVARVRAPGKLEVNFVSWLSWLPLTWGDYWVLDVTEDYSVAVVGTPSGEQGWILARSPELGAEDLAEAKAVLRRNGYDPEALEMVLQTKE; translated from the coding sequence ATGACCTTCCGCAAATTCATCCCGGCAGTTGCTGCCTCAGCCTTTTTGATAGCCGCCGCGGCGGCCTCTGCCCGGGCTGAGGGCTACCGGGACACGGATGTGCCGATGACGGTGCAGGAGGATCTGGATCTCTCCCGCTATCTGGGGACGTGGTACGAGATCGCCCGCTTTCCCAACCGCTTTGAAGAGGGCTGCGAAGGGGTGACAGCGACCTACAGCGCGCTGGAAGATGCGCGGATCAATGTCGTCAACCGCTGCCGCCGCGAGGGCCTGGACGGGCCGGTCGAGGCGGCGGAGGGGGTGGCCCGCGTCCGTGCGCCGGGCAAGCTGGAGGTGAACTTCGTCTCCTGGCTGAGCTGGCTGCCGCTGACCTGGGGCGATTACTGGGTGCTGGACGTGACGGAGGATTACTCGGTTGCTGTGGTCGGCACCCCAAGCGGCGAACAGGGCTGGATTCTGGCGCGCAGCCCGGAATTGGGCGCAGAAGACCTGGCAGAGGCCAAGGCAGTGCTGCGCCGCAACGGCTATGACCCTGAGGCATTGGAGATGGTGCTTCAGACCAAGGAATAA
- a CDS encoding EamA family transporter, with protein MFAWIPVSIAAASFQTVRFMLQKVLSSVTLTPGGATFARFFYSAPFILTGLALYLAVSGRSLPPLPPAFWIYAAIGGTAQILATVCVVALFKQRNFAVGITFKKTEVIQTAIVGLAVLGDPVSFGGWVAILIGLAAVLVLSRAPDATGAWWRHLTNRAAQLGLGSGVLFAFSAVSYRGASLQLGDLEPAFRAAVTLAAVVSLQTLFMGVWLGLRDKGEIARVWAARKVAVWVGLTSMGGSFCWFWAFTLQNAAYVKAVGQVELLLSLLASVLFFKEKVTARELAGMALLVVSILVLVLAI; from the coding sequence ATGTTTGCCTGGATCCCCGTTTCCATTGCCGCTGCCTCTTTTCAGACCGTGCGCTTCATGCTGCAGAAGGTCCTCAGCAGCGTGACGCTGACGCCGGGCGGAGCCACCTTCGCCCGGTTTTTCTATTCCGCACCGTTCATCCTGACGGGGCTGGCGCTGTATCTGGCGGTCTCCGGACGGTCTCTGCCACCGCTGCCGCCGGCATTCTGGATCTATGCCGCCATCGGCGGCACGGCGCAGATCCTGGCAACGGTCTGCGTGGTGGCGCTGTTCAAGCAGCGCAATTTTGCGGTGGGGATCACCTTCAAGAAGACCGAAGTGATCCAGACCGCCATCGTCGGTCTGGCGGTGCTCGGTGACCCGGTCAGCTTTGGCGGCTGGGTGGCGATCCTGATCGGGCTGGCGGCGGTGCTGGTCCTGTCCCGGGCGCCGGACGCAACAGGCGCCTGGTGGCGGCACCTGACCAACCGCGCGGCGCAGCTGGGGCTGGGGTCGGGGGTGCTGTTTGCCTTCTCCGCCGTCAGCTACCGGGGCGCATCGCTGCAGCTGGGCGATCTGGAGCCTGCATTCCGCGCGGCGGTGACGCTGGCGGCGGTGGTCAGCTTGCAGACACTGTTCATGGGCGTGTGGCTGGGCCTGCGCGACAAGGGCGAGATCGCTCGGGTCTGGGCGGCGCGCAAAGTGGCGGTCTGGGTGGGGCTGACCAGCATGGGCGGCTCGTTCTGCTGGTTCTGGGCCTTCACGCTGCAAAACGCGGCCTATGTGAAGGCGGTGGGACAGGTGGAGCTGCTGCTGTCGCTGCTGGCCTCAGTGCTGTTCTTCAAGGAGAAGGTCACAGCGCGTGAGCTGGCGGGCATGGCGCTGCTGGTCGTGTCGATCCTGGTGCTGGTTCTGGCGATCTGA
- a CDS encoding RNA polymerase sigma factor, with the protein MSAAAEEVSGDALMVLYANGDSRAAAELTARLGPRVFGVAMRVMGNRAEAEDVTQEAMLRLWKMAPQWQPGQAQVSTWLYRVAMNLCIDRKRRARGGHADLDAVPEPPDPGRSAAEQMQEGARQDALQAALMQLPERQRQAVVLRHLEELSNPEIAGIMDISVEAVESLTARGKRALAAALAGRREELGYSDG; encoded by the coding sequence ATGAGCGCAGCCGCGGAGGAGGTCTCCGGCGATGCGCTTATGGTGCTGTATGCCAATGGCGACAGCCGGGCAGCGGCGGAGCTGACCGCGCGGCTGGGGCCAAGGGTCTTTGGTGTGGCAATGCGGGTGATGGGAAACCGAGCCGAGGCCGAGGACGTGACCCAGGAGGCCATGCTGCGGCTGTGGAAGATGGCGCCGCAGTGGCAGCCGGGGCAGGCGCAGGTCTCGACCTGGCTGTACCGGGTGGCGATGAACCTGTGCATCGACCGCAAGCGGCGCGCCCGCGGCGGCCATGCGGATCTGGATGCGGTGCCGGAGCCGCCGGACCCGGGCCGCTCGGCGGCGGAGCAGATGCAGGAGGGCGCGCGGCAGGATGCGCTGCAGGCCGCCCTGATGCAATTGCCGGAGCGCCAGCGCCAGGCGGTGGTGCTGCGGCATCTGGAAGAGCTTTCGAACCCGGAGATCGCCGGGATCATGGACATCAGCGTCGAGGCGGTCGAGAGTCTGACCGCCCGGGGCAAACGGGCGCTGGCTGCGGCTTTGGCCGGGCGGCGCGAAGAGTTGGGGTATAGCGATGGCTGA
- a CDS encoding GlxA family transcriptional regulator, protein MKSAKNILQPENRPLKTALLVLDECNTLSFAAAVDPMRAANRLAGRAAFDWDYVSATAEPPMLTSGLTVPSIPLARLEGCELLIVVAGFQLARHATPSLLAGLRRIAATGATIAGIDGGPWLMAEAGLLDGHPATTHWEDLENFSARFPDADVRNDRFTVSEGRLTSGGATPAIEMMLHIIGARHGAGFAARVAGLFLYDGPAAEPRPQSRLGGRKHNALTAKANALMESALDEPLPLSAIAETLGTSPRSLQQQFRLRLNTTPQDHYLQLRLAEARRLVTDTNMPLMEVAMATGFTSQSSFARAFRTAHGTSARDLRQEQARPTAH, encoded by the coding sequence ATGAAATCCGCAAAAAACATCCTGCAGCCCGAGAACCGGCCCCTGAAAACCGCGCTGCTGGTGCTGGACGAATGCAACACGCTGTCGTTCGCGGCAGCGGTCGACCCGATGCGCGCCGCAAACCGGCTGGCGGGCCGCGCGGCCTTTGACTGGGATTACGTCAGCGCCACCGCCGAACCGCCGATGCTGACCAGCGGCCTGACCGTGCCCAGCATTCCGCTGGCCCGGCTTGAGGGCTGCGAGCTGCTGATCGTCGTGGCCGGCTTCCAGCTGGCCCGCCACGCCACCCCCAGCCTGCTGGCCGGCCTGCGCCGCATCGCCGCCACCGGCGCCACGATTGCAGGCATCGACGGCGGCCCCTGGCTGATGGCCGAGGCCGGGCTGCTGGACGGCCACCCCGCCACCACCCATTGGGAAGACCTGGAGAACTTCTCCGCCCGCTTCCCGGACGCCGACGTCCGCAACGACCGCTTCACCGTGTCCGAAGGCCGCCTGACGTCGGGCGGCGCAACGCCCGCGATCGAGATGATGCTGCACATCATCGGCGCCCGCCACGGCGCGGGCTTTGCCGCACGGGTGGCCGGGCTGTTCCTCTACGACGGGCCCGCCGCCGAACCCCGCCCGCAAAGCCGGCTGGGCGGCCGCAAGCACAACGCGCTGACCGCCAAGGCCAACGCGCTGATGGAGTCGGCGCTCGACGAGCCGCTGCCGCTCAGCGCCATTGCCGAGACGCTCGGCACCAGCCCGCGCAGCCTGCAGCAGCAATTCCGCCTGCGCCTCAATACGACGCCGCAGGACCACTACCTGCAGCTGCGCCTGGCCGAAGCCCGCCGCCTGGTCACCGACACCAACATGCCGCTGATGGAGGTGGCGATGGCCACCGGCTTCACCTCGCAATCAAGCTTCGCCCGCGCCTTCCGCACCGCGCACGGCACCTCGGCCCGCGACCTGCGCCAGGAACAGGCGCGCCCGACCGCGCACTGA
- a CDS encoding fatty acid desaturase: MSESCRGYMPRSAEWGTLALILACYGGWLAALWLLPGISLALTVLALGVMAALHSSLTHEALHGHPFRSRWLNEALMFFPLSMAVPYGRFRDTHLAHHEDEALTDPYDDPESNFQDPAVWSRLPGWRKALLRVNNTLLGRMVLGPLVGQVCFMAGDWRLARRGEPGIVRDWILHFIGLAAVAWVVLQSPAPLWAAVAGAYMGLGLLKIRTFLEHRAHESAGGRTVVIEDKGPLAFLFLNNNLHIVHHMHPGVPWYALPQLYQARKAEFLKANDGYIYRNYLQIFRNYLLRAKDPVPHPLWQQGE, translated from the coding sequence ATGTCTGAGAGCTGCCGCGGATATATGCCCCGCAGCGCCGAATGGGGCACCCTGGCGCTGATCCTGGCCTGTTACGGCGGCTGGCTGGCGGCATTGTGGCTGCTGCCCGGCATCAGCCTGGCGCTGACGGTGCTGGCGCTGGGCGTGATGGCGGCGTTGCATTCCTCGCTGACCCATGAGGCACTGCACGGGCACCCGTTCCGCAGCCGCTGGCTCAATGAGGCGCTGATGTTCTTTCCGCTGAGCATGGCGGTCCCCTACGGCCGGTTCCGTGACACCCATCTGGCGCACCATGAGGATGAGGCGCTGACCGATCCCTATGACGACCCGGAGAGCAATTTCCAGGATCCGGCGGTCTGGTCGCGGCTGCCCGGCTGGCGCAAGGCGCTGCTGCGGGTGAACAATACGCTGCTGGGGCGGATGGTGCTGGGGCCGCTGGTGGGGCAGGTCTGCTTCATGGCCGGCGACTGGCGGCTGGCGCGCCGGGGGGAGCCGGGGATTGTCCGCGACTGGATTTTGCACTTCATCGGTCTGGCCGCAGTGGCCTGGGTGGTGCTGCAGTCGCCGGCGCCGCTGTGGGCGGCGGTTGCCGGAGCTTATATGGGGCTTGGGCTGCTGAAGATCCGCACGTTTCTGGAGCATCGGGCGCATGAGAGCGCCGGCGGCCGCACCGTGGTGATCGAGGACAAGGGGCCGCTTGCCTTCCTGTTCCTGAACAACAACCTGCATATTGTTCATCACATGCACCCAGGCGTGCCCTGGTATGCCCTGCCGCAGCTGTACCAGGCCCGCAAGGCGGAATTCCTGAAAGCCAACGACGGCTATATCTACCGCAACTACCTGCAGATTTTCCGCAACTACCTGCTGCGCGCCAAGGATCCGGTGCCGCATCCGCTCTGGCAGCAGGGGGAATAA
- a CDS encoding beta-keto acid cleavage family enzyme: MPLEMNREVFITCAVTGSGSTQDRSPHVPRSPKEIAESAIAAAKAGAAIVHCHVRDPETGVPSRRLDLYREVTDRIRDAEVDVVLNLTAGMGGDIVFGDTENPLPLKEAGTDMVGATERMAHIAECLPEICTLDCGTMNFAEADYVMTNTPGMLRAMGQMMTDLGVKPEIEAFDTGHLWFAKELVKEGVLEPKALVQLCMGVPWGAPDDLNTFMAMVNNVPDDWTFSAFALGRNQMAYAAQSVLAGGNVRVGLEDNLWLGKGVLAENWQLVERANTIVSNMGARVIGPQEVREQLGLTKRAPAAS, encoded by the coding sequence ATGCCGCTGGAAATGAACCGTGAGGTCTTTATCACCTGTGCCGTGACGGGATCCGGCAGCACTCAGGACCGCAGCCCGCATGTGCCGCGGTCGCCCAAGGAAATCGCTGAGTCGGCCATTGCCGCGGCCAAGGCCGGGGCGGCCATCGTCCACTGCCACGTGCGCGATCCGGAGACCGGGGTGCCAAGCCGCCGCCTGGACCTGTACCGCGAGGTGACGGACCGGATCCGCGATGCGGAGGTGGATGTGGTGCTGAACCTGACCGCCGGCATGGGCGGCGACATCGTATTCGGCGACACCGAAAACCCGCTGCCGCTGAAGGAAGCGGGCACTGACATGGTGGGTGCCACAGAGCGGATGGCGCATATCGCGGAATGCCTGCCGGAGATTTGCACGCTGGACTGCGGCACCATGAACTTTGCCGAGGCCGATTACGTCATGACCAACACGCCGGGTATGCTGCGGGCGATGGGGCAGATGATGACCGACCTGGGCGTGAAGCCGGAGATCGAGGCATTTGACACCGGCCATCTGTGGTTTGCCAAGGAGCTGGTGAAGGAAGGCGTGCTGGAGCCGAAGGCGCTGGTGCAGCTGTGCATGGGGGTTCCTTGGGGGGCGCCGGATGATCTGAATACCTTCATGGCGATGGTCAATAATGTGCCGGACGATTGGACCTTCTCGGCCTTTGCCTTGGGCCGCAACCAGATGGCCTATGCCGCGCAGTCGGTTCTGGCGGGTGGCAACGTGCGGGTCGGGCTGGAGGACAACCTGTGGCTTGGCAAGGGGGTGCTGGCGGAGAACTGGCAGTTGGTCGAGCGCGCAAACACCATCGTGTCGAACATGGGCGCGCGGGTGATCGGGCCGCAGGAGGTGCGCGAGCAGCTGGGGCTGACCAAGCGCGCACCGGCGGCTAGCTGA
- a CDS encoding helix-turn-helix domain-containing protein — MIENIDKRVRAEQFRQRLNRALRDSGLSQSALARAVGVDRSTISQLLTDEGARLPNAHVVGACAGALGVSADWLLSLSDRPESAAELLASSLSLTEAPRALVDERIFDWHQEAEGYKIRHVPAALPDMLKTRALLEWEYSPHLGRTAGQAIGASEDRLTWMRQSPSDYEIALPLFELDSFAHGVGYYEGLPVEVRLEQLAQFERLCEQLYPRLRIYLFDAKRLYSSPITIFGPLLCVFYAGTHYLAFRDKERIATFTNHFDNLVREADITARQLPGRLRALRAAISS; from the coding sequence ATGATAGAAAATATCGACAAACGGGTGCGGGCAGAGCAGTTCCGGCAAAGATTGAACAGGGCGCTGCGCGACAGCGGCCTCAGCCAGAGCGCCCTGGCCCGCGCCGTCGGGGTCGACCGCTCCACCATTTCGCAGCTGCTGACCGATGAGGGCGCGCGGCTCCCGAACGCGCATGTGGTCGGCGCCTGTGCCGGTGCGCTGGGGGTGTCCGCCGACTGGCTGCTCAGCCTCTCAGACCGGCCCGAAAGCGCGGCGGAGCTGCTGGCCTCCAGCCTCTCCCTCACCGAGGCGCCGCGTGCCTTGGTGGATGAGCGGATCTTTGACTGGCATCAGGAGGCGGAGGGCTACAAGATCCGCCACGTGCCGGCTGCCCTCCCTGACATGCTGAAAACGCGCGCGCTGCTGGAATGGGAATACTCGCCGCACCTGGGCCGCACAGCCGGCCAGGCCATCGGCGCCTCCGAGGACCGGCTCACCTGGATGCGGCAGTCGCCGTCCGACTATGAAATTGCGCTGCCGCTCTTTGAACTCGACAGCTTCGCGCATGGCGTGGGCTACTACGAAGGACTGCCGGTGGAGGTGCGTCTGGAGCAGCTCGCGCAGTTCGAACGGCTCTGCGAGCAGCTTTACCCCCGCCTGCGCATCTACCTGTTCGATGCCAAGCGGCTCTACTCCTCGCCGATCACCATCTTCGGCCCGCTCCTCTGCGTGTTCTATGCGGGCACCCATTACCTCGCCTTCCGCGACAAAGAGCGGATCGCCACCTTCACAAATCATTTCGACAATCTGGTTCGCGAGGCGGATATAACTGCGCGGCAATTGCCGGGGCGGCTGCGGGCGCTCAGGGCAGCGATCAGCAGTTAA
- a CDS encoding NUDIX hydrolase produces the protein MSDTFLSGETTTDKTAIRNAATVIAMRGRMTSDPQVLMGQRGAKAAFMPNKFVFPGGAVDVEDAQIPLASPISPVCQERLADKAPADMHHALSVAAVRELWEETGLILGEPGSWTGDIPEDWQSFAATGHVPSARAMQFVFRALTPPGRPRRFDARFFLVDADQITGDLDDFSRAADELSHLQWIPLSQVRSFDLPFITEVVLAEVTARVRDAEPPQSVPYFHNNDEASLFLRLKGYPMPADG, from the coding sequence ATGAGCGACACATTTCTGAGCGGTGAAACCACCACTGACAAAACCGCAATCCGCAACGCGGCCACGGTCATTGCCATGCGCGGCCGGATGACCAGCGACCCGCAGGTGCTGATGGGCCAGCGCGGCGCCAAGGCCGCCTTCATGCCGAACAAGTTCGTTTTCCCAGGCGGCGCGGTTGATGTGGAAGACGCGCAGATCCCCCTGGCCTCGCCAATCTCCCCCGTCTGCCAGGAACGCCTGGCCGACAAGGCACCCGCTGACATGCACCACGCCCTCAGCGTCGCCGCGGTGCGGGAGCTGTGGGAGGAAACCGGCCTGATCCTGGGCGAGCCCGGCAGCTGGACCGGGGACATCCCCGAAGACTGGCAGAGCTTTGCCGCCACCGGCCATGTTCCTTCGGCTAGGGCGATGCAATTCGTCTTCCGCGCCCTGACCCCGCCGGGCCGCCCGCGCCGGTTCGACGCGCGCTTCTTTTTGGTCGATGCCGATCAGATCACCGGCGATCTGGATGATTTCTCCCGTGCTGCGGATGAGCTGTCGCATCTGCAATGGATCCCGCTCAGCCAGGTGCGCAGCTTTGACCTGCCCTTCATCACCGAAGTGGTGCTGGCCGAAGTCACCGCCCGCGTCCGCGATGCCGAGCCGCCGCAAAGCGTGCCCTATTTCCACAATAACGACGAGGCCAGCCTGTTCCTGCGCCTCAAGGGGTATCCGATGCCAGCGGACGGGTAA
- a CDS encoding DUF983 domain-containing protein, with protein sequence MTESPAVTAPETENDRPTMPALAKGWRCKCPNCGQGKLLHSYLKVNSSCSHCGLDLTHARADDGPAYLTILIVGHIMAPLMHVVYFSWRPEPLVMFTVFTIGCLASSLYLLPRMKGIVIAYQWARRMHGFGKDTPAVTGQ encoded by the coding sequence ATGACCGAGTCCCCCGCCGTTACGGCCCCCGAAACAGAGAACGACCGGCCCACCATGCCCGCCCTGGCCAAAGGCTGGCGCTGCAAGTGCCCCAACTGCGGGCAGGGCAAGCTCTTGCACTCCTATCTGAAAGTGAACAGCAGCTGCAGCCACTGCGGCCTGGACCTGACTCATGCGCGCGCTGATGACGGCCCGGCATACCTGACGATCCTGATCGTCGGCCACATCATGGCGCCCTTGATGCATGTGGTCTATTTCTCCTGGCGGCCGGAGCCTTTGGTGATGTTCACTGTGTTCACGATTGGCTGCCTGGCCTCTTCCCTCTATCTTCTGCCGCGGATGAAGGGGATCGTCATCGCCTACCAGTGGGCGCGGCGGATGCACGGGTTCGGCAAGGACACCCCGGCGGTAACAGGGCAATAA
- a CDS encoding EF-hand domain-containing protein produces MKHVTFIAAIVAAAAVTASGAALAQGFGHHGPRMSFEEIDADGNGEVTRAEIEAMKDAHFAEADADGDGKLTLEEMQARAREHANERAAWMLERFDTDKDGALTKEELPQPRRAGKMFDRMDADGSGGISKAEFENARMHRGGMHGHGYGQGNNTEQN; encoded by the coding sequence ATGAAACACGTCACGTTCATCGCCGCGATCGTTGCCGCAGCTGCTGTGACTGCAAGCGGCGCTGCCCTGGCGCAGGGGTTCGGGCATCATGGGCCGAGGATGTCCTTTGAGGAAATCGACGCGGACGGCAATGGCGAGGTCACCAGGGCCGAGATTGAGGCCATGAAGGACGCGCATTTTGCCGAGGCGGACGCCGATGGCGACGGCAAGCTGACGCTGGAAGAAATGCAGGCGCGGGCGCGGGAGCACGCCAATGAGCGGGCCGCCTGGATGCTGGAACGCTTTGACACCGACAAGGATGGAGCGTTGACTAAGGAAGAGCTGCCGCAGCCGCGCCGGGCGGGCAAGATGTTTGACCGCATGGATGCCGATGGCAGCGGCGGTATCTCCAAGGCGGAATTCGAGAATGCCCGGATGCATCGCGGCGGGATGCATGGCCATGGGTACGGTCAAGGGAATAACACGGAGCAGAACTGA
- a CDS encoding carnitine 3-dehydrogenase, whose product MEQSAAIIGGGVIGGGWAARFLLNGWNVRVFDPDPDAERKIGEVLDNARRSLPGLGNVALPAEGQLSFHDTIAEAVEGAEWIQESVPERLDLKQKVYAELQAHCAPDAVIGSSTSGFKPSQLQDGRENPGQIVVAHPFNPVYLLPLVELVTTGANPAGVIDRAKEIISAIGMYPLHLKKEIDAHVADRFLEAVWREALWLVKDGIATTEEIDNAIRYGFGIRWAQMGLFETYRVAGGEAGMKHFMAQFGPALQWPWTKLMDVPQFTDELVDLIAGQSDAQSGQYSIRELERHRDDNLVGMMRALGNNDWGAGALQNAHDLNREGEAGLVRSIDEIEDLSQPVLTQSRVVPLDWTDYNGHMTESRYLDAFAQSTDRLMMIIGCDADYIANGGSYFTAETHIRHIDEVHAGDPIQVRTRVIMGAGKKMHLWHEMFSGERLLATGEHMLLHVDLATRRSAPPAPHIEANLAKLAEAHTALPAPEGLGRAIGAPR is encoded by the coding sequence GTGGAGCAATCGGCGGCAATTATCGGCGGCGGGGTTATTGGCGGCGGATGGGCCGCGCGGTTCCTGCTGAATGGCTGGAACGTGCGGGTGTTCGACCCGGACCCGGATGCGGAACGCAAAATCGGTGAAGTGCTGGACAATGCCCGCCGCTCGCTGCCGGGTTTGGGCAATGTGGCGCTGCCTGCGGAGGGACAGCTATCGTTTCATGACACCATCGCGGAGGCTGTCGAGGGTGCCGAGTGGATTCAGGAGAGTGTGCCTGAGCGGCTGGACCTGAAGCAGAAAGTCTATGCTGAACTGCAGGCCCATTGCGCGCCGGATGCGGTGATCGGCTCGTCCACCTCCGGCTTCAAGCCGTCGCAGCTGCAGGACGGGCGTGAAAACCCCGGCCAGATCGTGGTGGCGCATCCGTTCAACCCGGTCTACCTGCTGCCGCTGGTGGAACTGGTCACCACCGGGGCCAATCCGGCCGGTGTCATTGACCGCGCCAAGGAGATCATCAGTGCCATCGGCATGTATCCCTTGCATCTGAAGAAGGAAATCGACGCCCATGTGGCCGACCGTTTCCTGGAGGCGGTCTGGCGCGAGGCGCTGTGGCTGGTGAAGGACGGTATTGCCACCACCGAGGAGATCGACAACGCGATCCGCTATGGCTTTGGCATCCGCTGGGCGCAGATGGGCCTGTTCGAGACCTACCGGGTGGCCGGCGGCGAAGCGGGCATGAAGCATTTCATGGCCCAGTTCGGCCCGGCGCTGCAGTGGCCCTGGACCAAGCTGATGGATGTCCCGCAGTTCACCGACGAACTGGTGGACTTGATCGCCGGCCAGTCCGACGCGCAGTCCGGCCAGTATTCGATCCGTGAGCTGGAGCGGCACCGGGACGATAACCTGGTGGGCATGATGCGGGCGCTGGGCAACAACGACTGGGGCGCCGGTGCGCTGCAGAATGCCCACGACCTGAACCGCGAGGGCGAGGCCGGTCTGGTGCGCTCGATTGATGAGATTGAGGACTTGAGCCAGCCGGTGCTGACCCAAAGCCGCGTGGTGCCGCTGGACTGGACCGACTACAACGGCCATATGACCGAGAGCCGCTATCTGGATGCCTTTGCGCAGTCGACCGACCGGCTGATGATGATCATCGGATGCGATGCGGACTATATCGCCAACGGCGGCAGCTATTTCACCGCTGAAACCCACATCCGCCATATCGACGAAGTGCATGCAGGCGACCCGATCCAGGTGCGGACCCGCGTGATCATGGGCGCGGGCAAGAAGATGCATCTGTGGCACGAGATGTTCTCGGGCGAGCGGCTGTTGGCAACCGGCGAGCACATGCTGTTGCATGTGGATCTTGCGACCCGCCGCTCCGCCCCGCCTGCGCCGCATATCGAGGCCAATTTGGCGAAACTGGCGGAGGCCCATACGGCGCTGCCGGCACCCGAGGGGCTTGGCCGCGCGATTGGCGCTCCGCGATGA
- a CDS encoding SDR family oxidoreductase: MSRVLITAGGSGIGRAMAEGFAAAGHQVWVTDVSAVALADLPECWRTTAVNATDEAGVKALFAEIAGTWGGLDVLCANAGIAGPTARIEDIALEDWRKCVSVNLEGCFLAAKYAAPLMKAAKAGSIVVTSSTAGQYGYPNRAPYCSAKWAVIGLMKTLAMELGPFGIRANVICPGAVEGPRMEGVLEREAAAKGMTRDEVYAGYASGTSMGRFVEARDIANMAVFLGSDAARLVSGQVIAVDGHTENPDPKV; the protein is encoded by the coding sequence ATGAGCCGGGTTCTGATCACCGCCGGCGGGTCTGGAATTGGCCGTGCGATGGCGGAGGGCTTTGCTGCCGCCGGCCATCAGGTCTGGGTCACGGATGTGAGCGCCGTGGCGCTGGCAGACCTGCCGGAGTGCTGGCGGACAACGGCAGTGAATGCCACCGATGAGGCGGGCGTGAAGGCGCTGTTTGCCGAGATCGCCGGCACGTGGGGCGGTTTGGATGTGCTCTGCGCCAATGCAGGCATCGCCGGACCGACCGCGCGGATCGAGGACATTGCGCTGGAGGACTGGCGCAAATGCGTGAGCGTCAATCTGGAGGGTTGCTTTTTGGCCGCAAAATATGCGGCACCTTTGATGAAGGCAGCCAAGGCCGGGTCAATCGTCGTAACGTCCTCAACCGCGGGCCAGTACGGCTACCCGAACCGGGCGCCTTATTGTTCGGCGAAATGGGCCGTTATCGGCCTGATGAAAACACTGGCGATGGAGTTGGGTCCGTTTGGCATCCGCGCCAATGTGATTTGTCCCGGCGCGGTGGAAGGGCCGCGGATGGAAGGCGTGCTGGAACGTGAGGCCGCGGCCAAGGGCATGACCCGGGATGAGGTCTATGCCGGCTATGCGTCCGGGACTTCGATGGGCCGGTTCGTCGAAGCCCGCGACATTGCCAATATGGCGGTGTTTCTGGGGTCGGACGCAGCGCGGCTGGTGTCAGGGCAGGTGATTGCCGTCGACGGCCATACGGAGAACCCGGATCCGAAGGTGTGA